One genomic window of Sodaliphilus pleomorphus includes the following:
- a CDS encoding lysophospholipid acyltransferase family protein — MKILFGIYQWCIACPIIIVATLLTAIGTLILAPFDKTYFGYYVPKWWARLWCWLLFVKVEVRGREKIDRNTSYIFVANHQGAYDIFSIYGFLGHNFRWMMRKGLTNIPLVGWACEAAGHIMVDHHNNTALKKTMTDAEKRLADGFSLVVFPEGRRTDTGKMGHFKSGAFKLAAEFNLPVVPITIDGSYQVMPRSTFNVTPGTIVLTMHEPIAPGSSQLDAKALAQKCYDIIHADLPKSMQ; from the coding sequence ATGAAAATCCTCTTTGGTATCTATCAGTGGTGCATAGCTTGCCCCATTATCATTGTTGCCACGTTGCTCACGGCCATAGGCACGCTCATCCTGGCACCTTTCGACAAGACCTATTTTGGCTACTACGTCCCCAAGTGGTGGGCGCGGCTGTGGTGCTGGCTGCTTTTTGTCAAGGTCGAGGTGCGCGGACGCGAGAAAATCGACCGCAACACCAGCTACATCTTTGTGGCCAACCATCAGGGAGCCTACGACATCTTCTCTATCTATGGATTCCTGGGGCACAACTTCAGGTGGATGATGCGCAAGGGCCTCACCAACATTCCACTTGTGGGGTGGGCGTGCGAGGCTGCCGGCCACATCATGGTCGACCACCACAACAACACCGCCCTTAAAAAGACAATGACCGATGCCGAGAAGCGACTGGCCGACGGCTTCTCGCTCGTGGTCTTTCCCGAGGGCCGGCGCACCGACACCGGCAAAATGGGGCACTTCAAGAGTGGCGCCTTCAAGCTCGCGGCCGAGTTCAACCTGCCCGTAGTGCCCATCACCATCGACGGGAGCTACCAGGTGATGCCGCGTTCTACCTTCAACGTCACACCCGGTACCATCGTGCTCACCATGCACGAGCCCATAGCGCCGGGTAGCAGCCAGCTCGACGCCAAGGCCCTTGCCCA
- a CDS encoding response regulator transcription factor, whose protein sequence is MEEKLRILLCEDDENLGMLLREYLQAKGYNADLFADGESGYKAFLKGKYDICVLDIMMPKKDGFQLAQEIRTVNSEVPIIFLTAKSLKEDILEGFKIGADDYITKPFSMEELVMRIEAILRRVKGKKGKEITMYKIGKFTFDTQKQVLIADDKPTKLTTKESELLSLLCAHVNEILERNFALKTIWIDDNYFNARSMDVYITKLRKHLKADPSIEIINIHGKGYKLIAPEAEAQ, encoded by the coding sequence ATGGAAGAGAAATTAAGAATTCTGCTGTGCGAAGATGACGAGAACCTCGGCATGCTTCTGCGGGAATATCTGCAGGCAAAGGGCTACAACGCCGACTTGTTTGCCGATGGTGAGAGTGGCTACAAGGCCTTCCTGAAAGGCAAGTACGACATATGTGTGCTCGACATCATGATGCCCAAGAAAGACGGCTTCCAGCTGGCTCAGGAAATACGCACTGTCAACAGCGAGGTGCCCATCATCTTCTTGACTGCCAAGTCGCTCAAGGAGGACATCCTCGAGGGCTTCAAGATTGGCGCCGACGACTACATCACCAAGCCCTTCAGCATGGAGGAGCTCGTGATGCGCATCGAGGCCATCCTGCGTCGTGTCAAGGGCAAGAAGGGCAAGGAAATCACCATGTACAAGATTGGCAAGTTCACCTTCGACACCCAGAAGCAGGTGCTCATTGCCGACGACAAGCCCACTAAGCTCACCACCAAGGAGAGCGAGCTGCTGAGCCTGCTGTGCGCCCACGTCAACGAGATTCTCGAGCGCAACTTTGCCCTCAAGACCATCTGGATCGACGACAACTATTTCAACGCCCGTTCGATGGACGTCTACATCACCAAGCTGCGCAAGCACCTCAAGGCCGATCCCAGCATCGAGATCATCAACATCCACGGCAAGGGCTACAAGCTCATCGCACCCGAGGCCGAGGCTCAGTAA
- a CDS encoding sensor histidine kinase — protein MKKSTIWLLTIVMAGTIMGLLYVQIMYMENMVKMRNDQFGETVKRSLYDVSSSLEQDETRYYLDRDISESEMSMFSGTSAQGQATFGENGNYSIDSNTAVPKLGTTKLNVSASAAPAGNKSLDFDAQYKKKQNILKGQYLYQKGLLNEVILSILNQASDRPITERADSATVNSYIRQELHSNGLRLKYEYALVSATGGVVYKSAGYSGGNVADVYSQVLFPNDPPSKQHVLKVTFPNKSDYIFSSIRFMIPSFAFTFILMFIFIYTIVMAFKQKKLSEIKNDFINNMTHEFKTPISTISLAAQMLKDDSVLKSPAMLKHVSTVINDETKRLRFQVEKVLQMSMFDRKSATMRLGEVDANAVIDGVVSTYKIKVEKFGGHIAANLDAEDSIVNVDEMHFTNVIFNLLDNAIKYRREDVEPELSVSTRNIGDDTLEIKIADNGIGIRKEDLKRIFEKFYRVSTGNRHDVKGFGLGLAYVSKMISLFKGSIKVESEVNKGSTFVITLPLLK, from the coding sequence ATGAAAAAATCCACAATATGGCTATTGACCATCGTGATGGCAGGCACCATCATGGGACTGCTCTATGTGCAGATCATGTACATGGAAAACATGGTCAAGATGCGCAACGACCAGTTTGGCGAAACGGTGAAGCGCAGCCTCTACGACGTCTCGTCGTCGCTTGAGCAGGACGAAACGCGCTACTATCTCGATCGCGACATCAGCGAGAGCGAGATGTCGATGTTCTCGGGCACGTCTGCGCAAGGCCAAGCCACTTTTGGCGAGAACGGCAACTACAGCATCGACAGCAACACGGCAGTGCCCAAGCTGGGCACCACCAAGCTCAACGTCTCGGCCTCGGCAGCACCCGCAGGCAACAAGTCGCTCGACTTTGATGCTCAGTACAAGAAGAAGCAAAACATACTCAAGGGCCAGTACCTTTATCAAAAGGGGCTGCTCAACGAGGTGATACTTTCCATCCTCAACCAGGCCAGCGACCGCCCCATCACCGAGCGTGCCGACTCGGCCACGGTCAACAGCTACATCAGGCAGGAGCTGCATAGCAACGGGCTCAGGCTGAAATATGAATACGCCCTGGTGAGTGCCACCGGCGGCGTGGTGTACAAGAGCGCGGGTTACAGCGGTGGCAACGTGGCCGACGTCTACAGCCAGGTCCTCTTCCCCAATGACCCGCCCAGCAAGCAGCACGTGCTCAAGGTCACCTTCCCCAACAAGAGCGACTACATCTTCTCGTCGATCAGGTTCATGATCCCCTCGTTTGCATTCACTTTCATCTTGATGTTTATCTTTATCTACACCATTGTGATGGCATTCAAGCAGAAAAAGCTGAGTGAGATAAAGAACGACTTCATCAACAACATGACACACGAGTTCAAGACCCCGATATCGACAATATCGCTTGCCGCCCAGATGCTCAAAGACGACAGCGTGCTCAAGAGCCCTGCCATGCTCAAGCACGTGAGCACCGTCATCAACGACGAGACCAAGCGACTGCGCTTCCAAGTCGAGAAGGTGCTGCAAATGTCGATGTTCGACCGCAAGAGTGCCACCATGCGTCTCGGTGAGGTCGACGCCAATGCCGTGATCGACGGCGTTGTGAGCACCTATAAGATTAAGGTGGAAAAATTCGGCGGCCACATCGCTGCCAATCTCGATGCCGAGGACTCCATTGTAAATGTCGACGAGATGCACTTCACCAACGTCATTTTCAACTTGCTCGACAATGCCATCAAGTACCGGCGTGAGGACGTGGAGCCCGAGTTGAGCGTGTCGACGCGCAATATAGGCGACGACACGCTGGAAATAAAGATAGCCGACAACGGCATCGGCATACGCAAGGAGGACTTGAAACGCATCTTTGAGAAATTCTACCGTGTTTCGACCGGCAACCGGCACGACGTGAAGGGCTTCGGGCTGGGACTCGCCTATGTGAGCAAGATGATATCCCTCTTCAAGGGCTCGATCAAGGTTGAGAGCGAGGTCAACAAGGGGTCAACATTTGTAATAACATTACCACTATTAAAATAA
- the hemW gene encoding radical SAM family heme chaperone HemW: MAGLYIHIPFCASKCIYCDFYSLAGSSHDTGQYVDALVAELKLRHRELAEPLRTLYVGGGTPSLLPLGQFARLVDAVGRVAPLDSVEEFTVEVNPDDVTAGYIAGLKELGVNRISMGVQSFDDRDLRFINRRHTARQALEAVRAIRQAGVHNVSIDLIYGIPGQTLDSWSRTVDQAVALGVEHISAYSLMYEQGTRLWVMRQTGKVAEVDDDTCVAMYDLLVSRLHLAGYGHYEISNFALPGYCSRHNSSYWDLTPYLGLGPAAHSYDGHVRRYNPPRLKSYLHNLHEGKCVFVTESETDWQRYDEYVMLRLRTAAGLCVDDMKARFEPRFVAYFLGKVQPLLGTSIVGDGTRYRIPESRIMVADAITTELMWDTPD; the protein is encoded by the coding sequence ATGGCTGGACTTTATATTCACATCCCGTTTTGTGCATCCAAGTGCATCTACTGCGACTTCTACTCCCTGGCCGGCAGCTCGCACGACACGGGGCAATATGTCGATGCCCTCGTGGCCGAGCTCAAACTCAGGCACCGTGAGCTCGCCGAGCCGCTCAGGACCCTGTATGTGGGAGGCGGCACGCCGTCGCTGCTCCCATTGGGCCAGTTTGCCAGGCTTGTCGACGCCGTGGGTCGTGTGGCGCCGCTGGACAGTGTGGAGGAGTTCACGGTCGAGGTTAACCCCGACGACGTCACTGCAGGCTATATTGCCGGCTTGAAGGAGCTGGGGGTGAACCGCATCAGCATGGGGGTGCAGAGTTTCGACGACCGCGACTTGCGCTTCATCAACCGCCGCCACACGGCAAGACAGGCCCTCGAGGCCGTGCGGGCCATCAGGCAGGCTGGCGTGCACAATGTGAGTATCGATCTCATCTATGGCATTCCTGGCCAGACGCTCGACTCCTGGTCGCGCACCGTCGACCAGGCTGTAGCCCTGGGCGTGGAGCACATCTCGGCCTACAGCCTCATGTATGAGCAAGGCACGCGACTGTGGGTGATGCGCCAAACCGGCAAAGTGGCCGAGGTCGACGACGACACGTGCGTTGCAATGTACGACCTCCTCGTCTCTCGCTTGCACCTTGCGGGCTACGGCCACTACGAGATCTCCAATTTCGCCCTGCCCGGCTATTGTTCTCGCCACAACTCCAGCTACTGGGACCTCACCCCCTATCTCGGGCTCGGTCCGGCTGCCCACAGCTACGATGGCCATGTGCGTCGCTACAACCCGCCCCGCCTCAAGTCCTACTTGCACAACTTGCACGAGGGCAAGTGCGTCTTCGTCACCGAGAGCGAGACCGACTGGCAACGCTACGACGAGTATGTGATGCTGCGCTTGCGCACTGCCGCCGGCTTGTGTGTCGACGACATGAAGGCCAGGTTTGAACCGCGTTTTGTGGCCTATTTCCTTGGCAAGGTGCAACCCCTGCTGGGCACATCGATTGTGGGCGATGGCACCCGCTACCGCATTCCCGAGTCGCGCATCATGGTTGCCGATGCCATCACCACCGAGCTCATGTGGGATACACCCGATTGA
- a CDS encoding elongation factor G gives MKVYKTNEIKNISLLGSKGSGKTTLAEAMLYECGVINRCGTVENGNTVCDYFPVEKEYGYSVFSTVFYAEFNNKKLNVIDCPGMDDFVGNAITALNVTDCGVIVVNSQYGVEVGTQNIYRTASKINKPIIFALNKMDAENVDYDNVVNQLKEAFGNKVIPIQFPTQTGAGFNSVVDVLIMKQLTWGPQGGAPTVSDIAPEYLDKAQEMNQALVEMAAENDETLMDKFFEQGALTEDEMREGIRKGLIDRSICPVFCVSALKDMGVRRMMEFLGNVVPFVNEVPAPKNTAGEEVKPDANGPLSLYFFKTTVEPHIGEVSYFKVMSGTLHAGQDLNNQNRGSKERMAQISAVCGQIKTPVNEIEAGDIGAAVKLKDVRTGNTLNDKGVDWTFDFIKYPAPKYQRAIRPENESEIEKLGAILNRMHEEDPTWVIEQSKELKQTIVSGQGEFHLRTLKWRIENNEKLKIVYEEPKIPYRETITKAARADYRHKKQSGGSGQFGEVHLIVEPYKEGMPEPDTYKFGNQEFKMNVRDKQEIPLEWGGKLIIYNCIVGGAIDARFIPAIVKGIMDRMTEGPLTGSYARDVRVCIYDGKMHPVDSNEISFRLAARHAFSDAFKNANPKVLEPIYDVEVLMPSECMGDVMSDLQGRRAIIMGMEEASGLQKINAKVPLKEMSSYSTALSSITGGRASFTMKFASYELVPGDVQTKLLQEYEASKAEEE, from the coding sequence ATGAAGGTTTATAAAACGAATGAGATTAAAAACATCTCACTTTTAGGCAGCAAAGGCTCCGGAAAAACCACACTCGCCGAAGCTATGCTTTACGAGTGTGGAGTAATTAACCGTTGTGGAACTGTAGAGAACGGCAACACCGTGTGCGACTACTTCCCAGTCGAGAAGGAGTATGGCTACTCGGTATTCTCCACAGTTTTTTATGCTGAGTTCAACAACAAGAAGCTCAATGTGATAGACTGCCCAGGCATGGACGATTTTGTGGGCAATGCCATCACAGCGCTCAACGTGACCGATTGCGGCGTGATTGTAGTCAACAGCCAGTATGGCGTGGAAGTGGGCACACAAAACATCTACCGCACTGCAAGCAAGATCAACAAGCCCATCATCTTTGCGCTCAACAAGATGGATGCCGAGAATGTGGACTACGACAATGTTGTGAACCAGCTCAAAGAGGCCTTTGGCAACAAAGTGATACCTATACAATTTCCCACACAGACGGGTGCGGGCTTCAACTCGGTGGTTGATGTACTCATCATGAAGCAGCTCACTTGGGGGCCTCAAGGCGGCGCACCCACAGTGAGCGATATTGCTCCCGAATATCTCGACAAGGCACAAGAAATGAACCAAGCACTGGTGGAGATGGCCGCCGAAAACGACGAGACGCTCATGGACAAGTTCTTTGAGCAAGGCGCTCTCACCGAGGATGAGATGCGCGAAGGCATACGCAAGGGTCTCATCGACCGCAGCATCTGCCCCGTGTTTTGCGTGAGCGCCCTCAAGGACATGGGCGTGCGCCGCATGATGGAATTTCTGGGCAATGTGGTGCCCTTTGTCAACGAGGTGCCTGCACCCAAGAACACTGCAGGCGAGGAGGTGAAGCCCGATGCCAACGGCCCGCTCAGCCTCTATTTCTTCAAGACCACGGTAGAGCCTCACATTGGCGAGGTTTCTTATTTCAAAGTGATGTCGGGCACATTGCACGCCGGCCAAGACCTCAACAACCAGAACCGCGGCTCAAAGGAACGCATGGCACAAATATCGGCCGTGTGCGGGCAAATCAAGACTCCTGTCAACGAGATAGAAGCCGGCGACATAGGCGCAGCTGTGAAACTGAAAGACGTGCGCACTGGCAACACACTGAACGACAAGGGTGTAGACTGGACATTTGACTTCATCAAGTATCCTGCGCCCAAGTATCAGCGCGCGATACGCCCCGAGAATGAGAGCGAAATTGAAAAGCTGGGCGCCATACTCAACCGCATGCACGAGGAAGACCCAACATGGGTGATTGAGCAATCCAAGGAGCTGAAGCAAACGATAGTATCGGGCCAGGGCGAGTTCCACCTGCGCACATTGAAGTGGCGCATCGAGAACAACGAGAAGCTGAAAATCGTGTATGAGGAGCCCAAGATTCCTTACCGCGAGACCATCACCAAGGCAGCCCGTGCCGACTACCGCCACAAGAAGCAATCGGGCGGATCGGGCCAGTTTGGCGAGGTGCACCTCATTGTAGAGCCTTACAAGGAGGGTATGCCCGAGCCCGACACCTACAAGTTTGGCAACCAAGAGTTCAAGATGAACGTGAGGGACAAGCAAGAGATTCCGCTGGAATGGGGTGGCAAGCTCATCATCTACAACTGCATCGTGGGCGGTGCCATCGATGCACGCTTCATTCCCGCCATCGTGAAGGGCATCATGGACCGCATGACCGAGGGGCCCCTCACGGGCAGCTATGCACGCGACGTGCGTGTGTGCATCTACGACGGAAAGATGCACCCTGTCGACAGCAACGAGATTTCGTTCCGCCTGGCTGCACGTCACGCCTTCAGCGATGCCTTCAAGAATGCCAACCCCAAGGTGCTCGAGCCCATCTACGACGTAGAGGTGCTGATGCCGTCGGAGTGCATGGGCGACGTGATGAGCGATCTGCAGGGCCGCCGTGCCATCATCATGGGCATGGAAGAGGCCAGCGGGCTCCAGAAGATCAACGCCAAGGTGCCACTGAAGGAAATGTCGAGCTACTCGACCGCACTGAGTTCGATCACAGGCGGACGCGCCTCGTTCACGATGAAGTTTGCAAGCTATGAGCTCGTGCCTGGCGACGTGCAGACCAAGTTGCTGCAAGAGTACGAAGCAAGCAAGGCCGAAGAAGAATAA
- a CDS encoding ATP-binding protein gives MKFSDVIGNEAAASRIRRMVDEDRFPHALLIHGQAGVPKLALAQATAQYIHCTNRTPDGEPCGQCPSCLQHQSFNHADTFFSYPIVKKDSNDKTPTSDEWIATWQKFLSEDTVEDYQKWVTLLGKDNAQPIIYQSESDKIIREMSFAAYTSKYKVLIMWLPEKMNEACANKLLKMIEEPAPDCIFLLVSDDAQSILPTIYSRCQRIELKRPSTQEIARYIVSKYGVDYQDALAVSAPADGNVVQAVRNMQLDSETKQFHADFVKLMRLSYMRDLKSLKDWSEHVADYKREKTRRFLTYCARMVRENFIYNLHVRELNYETREEEQFSTRFAPYINEDNVERMLYEFGRAEKDIRMNGNAKIVLFDLAIKNTILIKV, from the coding sequence ATGAAATTCAGCGACGTCATTGGAAACGAAGCGGCTGCCAGCCGCATCAGGCGCATGGTTGACGAGGACCGGTTTCCTCATGCGCTGCTCATTCACGGCCAGGCTGGCGTGCCCAAGCTGGCACTGGCGCAGGCCACGGCTCAATACATACATTGCACCAACCGCACCCCCGACGGCGAGCCGTGCGGCCAGTGCCCCTCGTGTCTCCAGCACCAAAGTTTCAACCATGCCGACACCTTCTTCTCCTACCCTATCGTGAAGAAAGACAGCAACGACAAGACACCCACGAGCGATGAGTGGATAGCGACATGGCAGAAGTTTCTGAGCGAAGACACGGTAGAGGATTACCAGAAGTGGGTCACGCTACTGGGGAAAGATAATGCACAACCCATAATATACCAAAGTGAGAGCGACAAAATCATACGCGAGATGAGTTTTGCCGCCTACACGTCAAAGTACAAGGTGCTCATCATGTGGCTTCCCGAAAAGATGAACGAGGCCTGTGCCAACAAACTGTTGAAGATGATAGAGGAGCCTGCGCCCGACTGCATTTTCCTGCTTGTGAGCGACGATGCCCAAAGCATCCTGCCCACCATCTACTCGCGGTGCCAGCGCATCGAGCTGAAGCGGCCATCTACCCAGGAGATTGCGAGATATATCGTCTCAAAATACGGGGTCGACTATCAAGACGCGCTTGCAGTGTCGGCTCCGGCCGACGGCAATGTGGTGCAAGCCGTGCGCAACATGCAACTCGACAGCGAGACCAAGCAATTCCATGCCGACTTTGTGAAGCTGATGCGGCTGTCCTACATGCGCGACCTCAAGTCGCTCAAGGACTGGAGCGAGCATGTGGCCGACTACAAGCGAGAGAAGACGCGCCGGTTTCTCACCTACTGCGCGCGCATGGTGAGAGAGAATTTCATCTACAACCTGCACGTGAGGGAGCTCAACTACGAGACTCGCGAGGAGGAGCAATTCAGCACCCGCTTTGCCCCCTACATCAACGAGGACAACGTGGAACGCATGCTCTATGAGTTCGGCCGGGCCGAGAAAGACATACGCATGAACGGCAATGCCAAGATCGTGCTCTTTGACCTGGCAATAAAAAACACCATTCTGATAAAAGTGTAA